One Methylophaga marina DNA window includes the following coding sequences:
- a CDS encoding heavy metal translocating P-type ATPase translates to MSEYQHAHHQDHPVHDVHTVKDPVCGMTVVPDTAKHQSQYDSQSWFFCSSHCKSKFDQNPQQYLNDQQQPEQPATPGTMYTCPMHPEIRQQGPGDCPICGMALEPEQVNLNDGPSEELTDMTRRFWIGLVLALPVLVLEMGGHLTGLDHIVAPQLSNWIQLILATPVVLWCGWPFFVRGWKSVISRNLNMFTLIAIGTGVALIYSLVATLMPQIFPDAFRQADGSVAVYFEAAAVIVVLVLLGQVLELRAREKTSGAIKALLDLAPATARKLNDDGTDSDVSLDKVKVGDRLRVRPGDKVPLDGEVLEGKSNVDESMVTGEPLAVTKTTGDQVIGGSINQQGSFVMRADKVGRDTMLSQIVQMVANAQRSRAPIQGLADKVAGWFVPVVIVIAVIAFIAWSFLGPVPPMAFGLIAAVSVLIIACPCALGLATPMSIMVGVGRGAQSGVLIRDAEALERMEKVDTVVVDKTGTLTEGKPQVTKLVTANGLSEEDLMRFAGGIEKGSEHPLAHAILEKAKTMDLKLPDAEDFDSPNGKGVTGSIDGKRVLLGNRLLMEAEAVDITDFENEAEALRRDGATVIFAAVDGTVAGLLAIADPVKETSKAAILALQKEGIRVVMLTGDNRTSAEAVAHKLNIDEVEAEVLPEDKGKIIQRLKDEGRIVVMAGDGVNDAPALATADVGIAMGTGTDVAIESAGITLLRGDLMGIVEARRLSLATMRNIRQNLFFAFIYNIAGVPIAAGVLYPFFGILLSPIFAAAAMSLSSVSVIMNALRLRLVKL, encoded by the coding sequence ATGTCTGAATACCAGCATGCTCATCATCAAGACCATCCGGTACATGACGTTCATACTGTAAAAGATCCGGTTTGTGGCATGACCGTGGTGCCTGACACGGCAAAGCACCAAAGCCAGTATGACTCTCAAAGCTGGTTTTTCTGCTCGTCACACTGCAAGTCCAAGTTTGACCAAAATCCGCAGCAATATCTCAATGACCAGCAACAGCCAGAACAGCCGGCAACACCGGGCACGATGTACACCTGTCCCATGCATCCAGAAATCCGGCAGCAGGGGCCGGGGGATTGCCCTATTTGTGGTATGGCCCTTGAACCTGAGCAAGTCAATTTGAATGATGGACCATCTGAAGAGCTCACGGATATGACTCGCCGGTTCTGGATCGGCCTAGTTCTGGCGTTACCAGTGCTGGTGCTTGAAATGGGCGGACATCTGACCGGACTAGATCATATTGTAGCGCCGCAGTTATCTAACTGGATTCAGCTGATACTGGCAACGCCTGTAGTTCTCTGGTGTGGCTGGCCATTTTTTGTCAGAGGCTGGAAATCCGTCATTAGTCGCAATCTGAATATGTTTACTTTGATTGCCATTGGTACGGGCGTAGCGCTGATCTACAGTCTGGTGGCAACCCTGATGCCGCAGATTTTTCCAGATGCCTTTCGTCAGGCAGATGGTTCTGTTGCTGTATATTTCGAGGCAGCTGCAGTCATCGTTGTTTTGGTACTGTTGGGACAGGTACTGGAATTGAGAGCGCGAGAGAAGACTTCAGGTGCTATTAAGGCTTTACTTGATCTCGCGCCAGCGACCGCTAGAAAGCTGAACGATGACGGGACTGATTCTGATGTGTCGTTGGATAAGGTTAAAGTAGGTGACCGGCTTCGGGTTCGCCCGGGAGACAAGGTGCCGCTGGATGGCGAGGTGCTTGAGGGCAAATCTAATGTAGATGAATCCATGGTGACCGGTGAGCCGTTGGCGGTCACGAAGACAACTGGCGATCAAGTGATCGGTGGCAGTATTAATCAGCAAGGCAGCTTTGTAATGCGAGCCGACAAGGTCGGCCGAGATACGATGCTCTCCCAAATAGTACAGATGGTGGCTAACGCCCAGCGCAGCCGTGCACCAATCCAGGGATTAGCAGACAAGGTGGCGGGATGGTTTGTCCCGGTCGTCATCGTCATAGCAGTTATCGCTTTTATCGCTTGGTCATTTTTGGGTCCAGTACCACCTATGGCTTTTGGGCTGATTGCAGCTGTTAGCGTGTTAATTATTGCCTGTCCCTGTGCGTTAGGTCTGGCAACCCCTATGTCCATCATGGTTGGTGTCGGTCGGGGTGCTCAAAGCGGTGTTCTCATTCGGGATGCAGAAGCTTTGGAGCGCATGGAAAAAGTGGATACGGTGGTGGTAGATAAAACCGGCACACTGACTGAAGGAAAGCCTCAGGTCACCAAGCTTGTTACAGCGAATGGACTAAGCGAAGAAGACCTGATGCGTTTTGCGGGTGGTATTGAAAAAGGCAGTGAACATCCGTTAGCCCACGCTATTTTAGAAAAAGCCAAGACAATGGACCTCAAGTTGCCCGATGCTGAAGACTTCGATTCTCCTAACGGTAAAGGGGTCACAGGTTCGATTGATGGCAAGCGGGTGTTATTAGGTAATCGTCTGCTTATGGAAGCAGAAGCAGTTGATATTACAGACTTTGAAAATGAAGCTGAGGCGCTTCGCAGGGATGGGGCTACAGTGATTTTTGCTGCTGTGGATGGCACCGTTGCTGGCTTACTTGCTATTGCTGATCCGGTTAAAGAAACTTCCAAAGCGGCTATTTTGGCACTTCAAAAAGAGGGTATCCGCGTGGTCATGCTGACCGGTGATAATCGTACCTCGGCTGAAGCAGTTGCCCACAAGCTGAATATTGATGAAGTAGAAGCGGAAGTCCTGCCGGAAGACAAGGGCAAGATTATTCAGCGCCTTAAAGATGAAGGCCGGATTGTGGTAATGGCAGGCGACGGGGTCAATGATGCACCTGCCCTGGCAACGGCAGATGTAGGTATTGCCATGGGAACCGGCACAGACGTAGCTATTGAAAGTGCCGGTATTACGTTGTTGCGAGGTGACCTGATGGGTATTGTCGAAGCACGCCGGTTGTCATTAGCGACCATGAGAAATATTAGACAAAACCTGTTTTTTGCTTTCATTTACAACATTGCCGGGGTGCCGATTGCCGCTGGTGTTCTGTATCCATTTTTCGGCATACTGCTTTCCCCAATCTTTGCAGCCGCAGCCATGTCACTTTCATCTGTGAGCGTAATCATGAATGCACTTAGGTTGCGGCTTGTTAAATTATAA
- the merA gene encoding mercury(II) reductase yields MSTLKITGMTCDSCAVHVKDALEKVPGVQSADVSYAKGSAKLAIEVGTSPDALTAAVAGLGYRATLADAPSVSTPGGLLDKMRDLLGRNDKTGSSGALHIAVIGSGGAAMAAALKAVEQGARVTLIERGTIGGTCVNVGCVPSKIMIRAAHIAHLRRESPFDGGIAATTPTIQRTALLAQQQARVDELRHAKYEGILEGNPAITVLHGSARFKDNRNLIVQLNDGGERVVAFDRCLIATGASPAVPPIPGLKDTPYWTSTEALVSETIPKRLAVIGSSVVALELAQAFARLGAKVTILARSTLFFREDPAIGEAVTAAFRMEGIEVREHTQASQVAYINGEGDGEFVLTTAHGELRADKLLVATGRAPNTRKLALDATGVTLTPQGAIVIDPGMRTSVEHIYAAGDCTDQPQFVYVAAAAGTRAAINMTGGDAALNLTAMPAVVFTDPQVATVGYSEAEAHHDGIKTDSRTLTLDNVPRALANFDTRGFIKLVVEEGSGRLIGVQAVAPEAGELIQTAALAIRNRMTVQELADQLFPYLTMVEGLKLAAQTFNKDVKQLSCCAG; encoded by the coding sequence ATGAGCACTCTCAAAATCACCGGCATGACTTGCGACTCGTGCGCAGTGCATGTCAAGGACGCCCTGGAGAAAGTGCCCGGCGTGCAATCAGCGGATGTCTCCTACGCCAAGGGCAGCGCCAAGCTCGCCATTGAGGTCGGCACGTCACCCGACGCGCTGACGGCCGCTGTAGCTGGACTCGGTTATCGGGCCACGCTGGCCGATGCCCCCTCAGTTTCGACGCCGGGCGGATTGCTCGACAAGATGCGCGATCTGCTGGGCAGAAACGACAAGACGGGTAGCAGCGGCGCATTGCATATCGCCGTCATCGGCAGCGGCGGGGCCGCGATGGCAGCGGCGCTGAAGGCCGTCGAGCAAGGCGCACGTGTCACGCTGATCGAGCGCGGCACCATCGGCGGCACCTGCGTCAATGTCGGTTGTGTGCCGTCCAAGATCATGATCCGCGCCGCCCATATCGCCCATCTGCGCCGGGAAAGCCCGTTCGATGGCGGCATCGCCGCTACCACGCCGACCATCCAGCGCACGGCGCTGCTGGCCCAGCAGCAGGCCCGCGTCGATGAACTGCGCCACGCCAAGTACGAAGGCATCTTGGAGGGCAATCCGGCGATCACTGTGCTGCACGGCTCCGCCCGCTTTAAGGACAATCGCAACCTGATCGTGCAACTCAACGACGGCGGCGAGCGCGTGGTGGCATTCGACCGCTGCCTGATCGCCACCGGCGCGAGCCCGGCCGTGCCGCCGATTCCCGGCCTGAAAGACACTCCGTACTGGACTTCCACTGAAGCGCTGGTCAGCGAGACGATTCCTAAGCGCCTGGCCGTGATTGGCTCATCAGTGGTGGCGCTGGAGCTGGCGCAGGCGTTCGCCCGACTCGGAGCGAAGGTGACGATCCTGGCTCGCAGCACGCTGTTCTTCCGCGAAGACCCAGCTATAGGCGAAGCCGTCACGGCCGCATTCCGCATGGAGGGCATCGAGGTGAGGGAACACACCCAGGCCAGCCAGGTCGCGTATATCAATGGTGAAGGGGACGGCGAATTCGTGCTCACCACGGCGCACGGCGAACTGCGCGCCGACAAGCTGCTGGTCGCCACCGGCCGCGCGCCCAACACACGCAAGCTGGCACTGGATGCGACGGGCGTCACGCTCACCCCGCAAGGCGCTATCGTCATCGACCCCGGCATGCGTACAAGCGTGGAACACATCTACGCCGCAGGCGACTGCACCGACCAGCCGCAGTTCGTCTATGTGGCGGCAGCGGCCGGCACTCGCGCCGCGATCAACATGACCGGCGGTGACGCGGCCCTGAACCTGACCGCGATGCCGGCCGTGGTGTTCACCGACCCGCAAGTGGCGACCGTAGGCTACAGCGAGGCGGAAGCGCACCATGACGGCATCAAAACTGATAGTCGCACGCTAACGCTGGACAACGTGCCGCGCGCGCTCGCCAACTTCGACACGCGCGGCTTCATCAAACTGGTGGTTGAAGAAGGCAGCGGACGACTGATCGGCGTGCAGGCAGTGGCCCCGGAAGCGGGCGAACTGATCCAGACGGCCGCACTGGCGATTCGCAACCGGATGACGGTGCAGGAACTGGCCGACCAGTTGTTCCCCTACCTGACGATGGTCGAAGGGTTGAAGCTCGCGGCGCAGACCTTCAACAAGGATGTGAAGCAGCTTTCCTGCTGCGCCGGGTGA
- a CDS encoding MerC family mercury resistance protein: MSQQANDNSESRFMGLMTRIADKTGALGSVVSAMGCAACFPALASFGAAIGLGFLSQ, translated from the coding sequence GTGAGCCAGCAAGCCAACGACAACAGCGAGAGCCGCTTCATGGGACTGATGACACGCATTGCCGATAAAACCGGCGCGCTCGGCAGCGTCGTTTCCGCGATGGGCTGCGCCGCCTGCTTTCCAGCCCTCGCCAGCTTCGGCGCGGCCATCGGGCTGGGCTTCTTGAGCCAGTAA
- a CDS encoding APC family permease — MDNQEDRTPQYKEGSLTLAGTVMLGTGVMIGAGIFALTGQMAEMTGTLFPLAFLAAAVIVSFSAYSYIKISNAYPSAGGIGMYLYKAYGDRLPTAFNALLMYFSMVIAQSFLARTFGSYTMQLFGGDDSGIMVPILGVSLILAAFVINLSGNRLIQSAASFIGVLKIVGILIFGLVGVWIADSISVDFSSPGEAGTMGNFLGATALGILAFKGFTTITNSGSEVKDPKRNVGRAIVISIAACVVIYGLVGFAVASNLSLAEIIKTQDYSLAAAARPALGEYGVWFTVAIAMMATAGGILASIFAVSRMLAMLTEMKLVPHRHFGMPGSIQKHTLVYTVALGLILTAFFDLSRIAALGIVFYLIMDIAIHWGVLRYLRDDIKSNRWVPTTAIILDLLALGGFVWVKLNTDPFVIGVAVATMIVIAVVEQVFLKHTVKSGSFSQNKSHEHSD, encoded by the coding sequence ATGGATAATCAGGAAGACAGAACACCCCAGTATAAGGAAGGTAGTTTAACTTTGGCTGGAACGGTTATGCTGGGAACAGGTGTTATGATTGGTGCTGGTATATTTGCATTGACTGGGCAAATGGCTGAGATGACCGGTACGTTGTTCCCGCTGGCATTTCTTGCTGCTGCAGTCATTGTCAGCTTTAGCGCTTATTCCTACATCAAGATCTCCAACGCTTATCCCTCTGCAGGTGGCATTGGTATGTATCTGTACAAAGCTTATGGCGACAGGTTGCCAACAGCTTTCAATGCATTACTGATGTACTTCTCAATGGTGATCGCACAGAGCTTTTTAGCACGTACTTTTGGTTCCTATACCATGCAACTTTTTGGTGGTGATGATAGCGGTATCATGGTGCCTATTCTCGGCGTTTCACTGATATTAGCTGCCTTTGTCATTAATCTTTCAGGCAATCGCCTGATTCAAAGTGCGGCCTCTTTCATTGGTGTTTTAAAAATTGTCGGCATCCTTATTTTCGGGCTGGTGGGTGTGTGGATCGCAGACAGTATCTCAGTTGACTTTTCAAGTCCGGGAGAAGCGGGAACCATGGGTAACTTTCTTGGTGCAACGGCACTGGGAATACTGGCCTTTAAGGGGTTCACCACCATTACCAACAGCGGTTCTGAGGTAAAAGATCCTAAACGTAACGTAGGTCGCGCAATTGTTATTTCTATCGCGGCCTGTGTGGTCATTTATGGCTTGGTCGGTTTTGCTGTGGCGAGTAATTTATCGTTGGCAGAAATCATCAAAACACAAGACTATTCCCTTGCTGCGGCTGCGCGCCCGGCATTGGGTGAATATGGTGTGTGGTTTACGGTTGCTATTGCCATGATGGCGACTGCTGGCGGTATTCTGGCCAGCATTTTTGCCGTTTCAAGAATGCTGGCAATGTTGACGGAAATGAAACTGGTTCCGCATCGACATTTCGGTATGCCGGGTAGTATTCAAAAGCATACGTTGGTCTACACTGTCGCTTTGGGACTTATCCTGACGGCATTTTTTGATCTGTCACGAATTGCTGCACTGGGTATTGTGTTTTACCTCATTATGGACATTGCCATTCATTGGGGCGTGCTACGTTATTTGCGTGATGATATAAAATCCAATAGATGGGTGCCAACGACAGCGATTATTTTAGATTTGCTCGCGTTAGGGGGCTTTGTCTGGGTAAAACTGAATACAGATCCGTTTGTGATTGGGGTGGCAGTTGCTACGATGATTGTTATCGCAGTTGTTGAGCAGGTTTTTCTTAAACATACAGTTAAGTCTGGATCATTTAGCCAGAATAAATCGCATGAGCACAGTGACTGA
- the cadR gene encoding Cd(II)/Pb(II)-responsive transcriptional regulator, with protein MRIGQLAQLVGVETQTIRFYEQQGLLPPPDRQDNGYRVYTEKHGEGLAFIRRCRILGLSLAEIHELQSYQDDPHQPCTAVNALLDDHISHVRSQITALQALEKQLVSLRASCNDDREVEACGVLAGISEGNMHQQ; from the coding sequence ATGCGCATTGGTCAGTTGGCGCAGTTGGTAGGGGTCGAAACACAGACGATCCGCTTCTATGAACAGCAGGGCTTGTTGCCGCCGCCTGATCGGCAGGACAACGGTTACCGTGTCTATACCGAGAAGCATGGTGAGGGGCTGGCCTTCATCCGTCGCTGCAGAATCCTGGGCCTGTCACTGGCTGAGATTCACGAACTACAGAGCTATCAGGACGACCCTCATCAGCCTTGTACCGCCGTCAACGCCTTGCTCGATGATCACATCTCTCATGTGCGGTCGCAGATAACCGCTCTGCAAGCGCTTGAGAAACAACTCGTTTCACTGAGAGCGAGTTGCAACGATGACCGGGAAGTTGAGGCGTGTGGGGTTCTTGCTGGAATTAGCGAAGGAAACATGCACCAGCAGTAG
- a CDS encoding cation transporter produces the protein MSKSCSGACGGDATSAADTDIQASSEAPGRWVSVYAVPKMDCPSEERMIRLALNGFEEIRALSFDLSNRRLKVVHDGEVEPVTSKLKTLGLGASLQETVAANPETIKAAEFSAASAKQESGTLRWLLGINALLFVVEMTAGLIAQSTGLIGESLDNFADAAVYGLALYAVGHSVKMQVRAAHLAGVLQLILAVGVLVEVVRRFVFGSEPESLVMMAIAFVALIANTSCLLLISKHREGGAHMKASWIFSANDVVINLGVITAGALVAWTGSNYPDLIIGTIAGGIVLNGARRILALKG, from the coding sequence ATGAGCAAATCCTGTAGTGGCGCCTGTGGCGGTGATGCAACGTCCGCAGCGGATACCGATATACAGGCCTCCTCCGAGGCGCCAGGGAGATGGGTCAGTGTTTATGCCGTGCCGAAGATGGACTGTCCATCAGAAGAACGAATGATTCGCCTAGCCCTGAACGGCTTTGAGGAGATTCGGGCGCTGTCCTTCGACTTGTCGAACCGCCGGCTGAAGGTCGTGCATGACGGCGAGGTCGAGCCCGTCACCTCGAAACTGAAGACCTTGGGGCTAGGCGCCTCGCTTCAGGAAACCGTCGCTGCAAATCCGGAGACCATCAAGGCCGCCGAGTTTTCGGCAGCTTCTGCTAAGCAAGAATCCGGGACCCTGCGCTGGTTGCTCGGCATCAATGCACTTCTGTTCGTGGTGGAAATGACTGCCGGTCTGATCGCCCAGTCCACCGGCCTGATTGGAGAATCCCTGGACAATTTTGCCGATGCGGCGGTGTACGGGCTTGCCCTTTATGCGGTTGGACATAGCGTGAAAATGCAGGTACGTGCCGCGCATCTTGCTGGTGTACTGCAACTGATCTTGGCTGTGGGCGTGCTCGTAGAGGTGGTGAGACGCTTTGTATTCGGTAGTGAGCCTGAATCGCTGGTGATGATGGCTATCGCATTCGTCGCATTGATTGCCAATACCAGTTGTCTGCTGCTCATATCCAAACATCGGGAAGGCGGGGCGCACATGAAGGCAAGCTGGATATTCTCGGCCAACGACGTGGTGATCAACCTGGGGGTCATCACCGCCGGCGCCCTGGTCGCGTGGACCGGTTCCAATTATCCGGATCTGATTATCGGCACCATCGCGGGGGGCATTGTACTTAACGGTGCCAGACGCATTTTGGCGTTGAAGGGTTAA
- a CDS encoding copper resistance protein B: MTEQRTLTQKDDMEGMDHSQMQKDDMEGMDHSEMNMGSNQLPSDARDPHAYSDGFTLTKGPYAFSEKRVLKLMDEHYFGSFLADRLEYDADNDAVIFDLQGWYGSTYNRFTAKLEGDVVDGKLDESQSDLLWTHAISAFFDTQLGVRFDQYDEGDNRQWLAFGVQGLAPYWFELDMTAYLGESGRSAISVEAEYELLLTQRLILQPRAELTAYGKKDEVNGIGSGLSDVAIGMRLRYEFSRQFAPYIGIEWTEKFGETADLAQLNGNDDSDTIYVAGIRFWF, encoded by the coding sequence ATGACAGAACAGAGAACATTAACGCAGAAAGATGACATGGAAGGCATGGATCACTCTCAAATGCAGAAAGATGATATGGAAGGCATGGATCATTCAGAGATGAATATGGGGAGTAATCAACTACCATCAGACGCAAGGGATCCACATGCCTATTCAGATGGTTTTACACTGACTAAGGGTCCTTATGCATTCTCAGAGAAACGCGTTCTGAAATTAATGGATGAACATTATTTCGGATCTTTTTTAGCTGATCGACTGGAATATGATGCAGATAATGATGCTGTCATATTTGACCTTCAGGGCTGGTATGGCAGCACCTACAATCGATTTACGGCCAAGCTTGAAGGTGACGTGGTCGATGGCAAGTTAGATGAAAGCCAATCGGATTTATTGTGGACGCATGCTATCAGTGCTTTTTTTGATACTCAGTTGGGCGTGAGATTTGATCAGTACGATGAAGGCGACAATCGTCAATGGCTGGCTTTTGGTGTTCAAGGACTCGCCCCCTACTGGTTTGAATTAGATATGACTGCCTATCTTGGAGAGAGTGGTCGATCTGCAATATCAGTAGAAGCTGAATATGAACTGCTGCTTACGCAACGCCTGATTTTACAGCCCCGTGCAGAGCTGACTGCCTATGGTAAAAAAGATGAAGTTAATGGTATAGGCAGTGGCCTGTCTGATGTTGCGATCGGTATGAGACTTCGTTACGAATTCTCACGTCAATTCGCACCCTACATCGGTATTGAGTGGACCGAGAAGTTTGGAGAAACTGCAGATTTGGCCCAACTAAATGGTAATGATGACAGCGACACTATCTATGTTGCTGGTATTAGGTTCTGGTTTTAA
- the lspA gene encoding signal peptidase II, with amino-acid sequence MLIIGNKLSPYALLSISGLLAASDQAVKWLVQQSMAYGEYVSVTPFFNWVHLWNTGAAFSLFANGGGWQRYFFIGIAVVVSILLIKLILENRHKGEAIAYSLILGGAMGNLIDRVFRGYVVDSFDFYWRDWHWPAFNLADIAIVLGALLFVSSSLLGKKANTNAESDGSD; translated from the coding sequence ATGCTCATTATTGGCAATAAGCTCTCGCCGTATGCCCTATTGTCCATATCGGGCCTGCTGGCAGCGTCTGATCAGGCTGTAAAGTGGCTGGTGCAGCAATCAATGGCCTATGGCGAGTATGTTTCGGTGACCCCGTTCTTTAACTGGGTGCACCTATGGAACACCGGTGCCGCATTCAGTCTTTTTGCGAATGGTGGAGGCTGGCAGCGCTACTTTTTTATCGGAATCGCGGTAGTGGTCTCGATTCTTCTGATCAAGCTGATCCTTGAAAATCGTCATAAAGGAGAAGCCATCGCTTACAGTCTTATCCTCGGTGGCGCCATGGGCAACCTGATTGACCGGGTCTTTCGCGGCTATGTTGTGGATTCCTTTGATTTCTATTGGCGAGACTGGCATTGGCCGGCCTTCAACCTGGCTGATATTGCAATTGTCCTCGGTGCCTTACTTTTCGTTTCCAGCAGCTTGTTGGGTAAAAAAGCAAACACCAATGCCGAGTCGGATGGATCTGACTGA
- a CDS encoding mercuric transport protein MerT gives MSEPQNGRGALFAGGLAAILASTCCLGPLVLVALGFSGAWIGNLTVLEPYRPLFIGAALVALFFAWKRIYRPVQACKPGEVCAIPQVRATYKLIFWIVAVLVLVALGFPYVVPFFY, from the coding sequence ATGTCTGAACCACAAAACGGGCGCGGTGCGCTCTTCGCCGGCGGGCTGGCCGCCATTCTTGCATCGACCTGCTGCCTGGGGCCGCTAGTACTGGTCGCCCTGGGCTTCTCCGGTGCTTGGATCGGCAACCTGACGGTGCTGGAACCCTATCGACCGTTGTTCATCGGCGCGGCGCTAGTGGCGCTGTTCTTCGCCTGGAAGCGGATTTACCGGCCCGTGCAGGCATGCAAGCCAGGTGAGGTCTGCGCGATTCCGCAGGTGCGCGCCACCTACAAGCTGATTTTCTGGATCGTGGCCGTGCTGGTCCTGGTCGCGCTTGGATTTCCCTATGTCGTTCCATTTTTCTATTAA
- a CDS encoding c-type cytochrome, with product MVSFGFVRCIKCLSVAAGLMVLTGIAFIYSGLYPMGADNQHTKLTFWVLETLRERSISRAAQDIEVPLDLDTPARLLRGGSDYAAMCASCHLAPDKNETDFTKGLYPKPPNLTMKHSGHGESKGQDRQYFWIIKHGIKGSGMPAWGPGHTDEQIWNLVAFLKRLPELTPAQYQILTANLTE from the coding sequence ATGGTGTCTTTTGGTTTTGTGCGATGTATCAAGTGTCTTTCTGTTGCAGCTGGGTTGATGGTGCTGACAGGGATAGCGTTTATCTACTCAGGTCTCTACCCGATGGGTGCAGATAATCAGCATACCAAGCTTACTTTTTGGGTGCTGGAAACTTTACGCGAGCGTTCAATTAGTCGGGCGGCTCAAGACATTGAAGTACCCTTAGATCTGGATACGCCAGCACGTTTACTGCGAGGCGGTTCAGATTATGCCGCAATGTGTGCGAGTTGCCATCTTGCGCCAGACAAAAACGAGACAGATTTTACCAAAGGCCTTTATCCGAAGCCTCCTAACTTAACAATGAAACATTCAGGGCATGGTGAATCAAAAGGCCAAGACAGGCAATATTTTTGGATCATTAAACACGGTATTAAAGGGTCGGGTATGCCTGCCTGGGGCCCAGGGCATACTGATGAACAAATATGGAATCTGGTTGCTTTCCTAAAACGATTACCTGAACTGACACCTGCACAATATCAAATATTGACAGCAAACCTTACTGAGTAA
- the merP gene encoding mercury resistance system periplasmic binding protein MerP, with protein MKKLFASLALAAAVAPVWAATQTVTLAVPGMTCAACPITVKKALSKVEGVSKVDVGFEKREAVVTFDDTKASVQKLTKATADAGYPSSVKQ; from the coding sequence ATGAAGAAACTGTTTGCCTCCCTTGCCCTCGCCGCCGCTGTTGCCCCGGTGTGGGCCGCTACCCAGACCGTCACGCTAGCGGTTCCCGGCATGACTTGCGCCGCCTGCCCGATCACAGTCAAGAAAGCGCTCTCCAAGGTCGAAGGCGTGAGCAAGGTCGATGTGGGCTTCGAGAAGCGCGAGGCCGTCGTCACTTTTGACGACACCAAGGCCAGCGTACAGAAGCTGACCAAGGCCACCGCAGACGCCGGCTATCCGTCCAGCGTCAAGCAGTGA
- a CDS encoding MerC family mercury resistance protein: MFISRLLPLFAALAFLANALGWFSHRQWLRSLLGMIGPAIVFAATVWLLGNWWTANLMYVGLALMIGVSIWDFVSPAHRRCGPDGCELPAKRL; the protein is encoded by the coding sequence CTGTTCATCAGCCGCCTGCTGCCGCTGTTTGCCGCGCTGGCCTTCCTGGCGAACGCGCTGGGTTGGTTCAGTCATCGGCAATGGCTGCGCAGTCTGCTCGGCATGATCGGCCCGGCCATCGTGTTTGCGGCCACGGTCTGGCTGCTCGGCAACTGGTGGACGGCGAACCTGATGTACGTCGGCCTGGCCTTGATGATTGGGGTGTCGATCTGGGACTTCGTGTCGCCGGCGCATCGCCGTTGCGGACCGGACGGCTGCGAACTCCCCGCCAAGCGCTTGTGA
- the merR gene encoding Hg(II)-responsive transcriptional regulator, translating into MENNLENLTIGVFAKAAGVNVETIRFYQRKGLLPEPDKPYGSIRRYGEADVVRVKFVKSAQRLGFSLDEIAELLRLDVGTHCEEASSLAEHKLKDVREKMADLARMETVLSELVCACHARKGNVSCPLIASLQGEAGLARSAMP; encoded by the coding sequence ATGGAAAATAATTTGGAAAACCTGACCATTGGCGTTTTTGCCAAGGCGGCCGGGGTCAACGTGGAGACAATCCGCTTCTATCAGCGCAAGGGCCTGTTGCCGGAACCGGACAAGCCTTACGGCAGCATCCGCCGCTATGGGGAGGCGGACGTGGTTCGGGTGAAATTCGTGAAATCGGCACAGCGGCTGGGGTTCAGTCTGGACGAGATTGCCGAGCTGTTGCGGCTCGACGTTGGCACCCACTGCGAGGAGGCCAGCAGCCTGGCCGAACACAAGCTCAAGGACGTGCGCGAGAAGATGGCCGACTTGGCGCGCATGGAAACCGTGCTGTCTGAACTCGTGTGCGCCTGCCATGCACGAAAGGGGAATGTTTCCTGCCCGTTGATCGCGTCACTACAGGGCGAAGCAGGCCTGGCAAGGTCAGCTATGCCTTAG